The Enterobacter kobei genome has a segment encoding these proteins:
- a CDS encoding sugar ABC transporter ATP-binding protein — MSQPLLKVTDLAKSFSGVWALSSAQLTVGAGEIHALLGENGAGKSTLLKALAGAQPQTRGDIWFNGEMLPVDDSPVERQNKGIITIYQEFNLLPNMTVAENMFLGREPRKRNLIVDEKAVNQEAQVILDYLQLNVAPTTPVARLSVAQQQMVEIARALTLNARLIIMDEPSAALSDSEVESLHRVVRELKNRGVSIIYVTHRLHEVFQLCDRFTVFQDGRFTGTGAVAETNVEQLIRLMVGRDVAFNRRPASETHHEDKPVRLAVKGLSREKPPLDPHGIALHDISFHVHAGEVLGIAGLVGAGRTEVARCLFGADAFTSGSFELDGVPYQPRDPLYALDQGVALVPEDRKKEGAVLGLSIRDNLSLSCLSSLLQWRWFVNTRKEDDLIESYRQALQIKMVNSAQEVRKLSGGNQQKVILARCMALNPRVLIVDEPTRGIDVGTKSEVHQVLFEMAKKGVAVIVISSDLPEVMAVSDRIITLSEGRVTGEIHGDDANEERLMTMMAINHNALNAA, encoded by the coding sequence ATGTCGCAACCCTTACTGAAAGTGACCGACCTGGCCAAAAGTTTTTCCGGCGTCTGGGCGCTGAGCAGCGCTCAGCTGACCGTCGGCGCGGGGGAGATCCATGCCCTGCTGGGGGAAAACGGAGCGGGAAAATCCACGCTGCTGAAGGCGCTCGCGGGCGCGCAGCCGCAAACCCGGGGGGATATCTGGTTTAACGGCGAAATGCTGCCGGTGGATGATTCCCCCGTTGAGCGGCAAAACAAGGGCATTATCACCATCTATCAGGAATTTAACCTGCTGCCCAATATGACCGTCGCGGAAAACATGTTTCTCGGGCGCGAACCGCGCAAACGTAATCTGATCGTCGACGAAAAAGCGGTTAACCAGGAGGCGCAGGTCATTCTCGATTACCTGCAGCTGAACGTTGCGCCAACCACGCCGGTGGCCCGCCTGAGCGTCGCCCAGCAGCAGATGGTGGAGATTGCCCGGGCGCTGACCCTCAACGCCAGGCTGATTATCATGGATGAACCTTCTGCCGCGCTGAGCGACAGCGAGGTGGAAAGCCTGCACCGCGTGGTGCGTGAGCTGAAAAACCGCGGGGTGAGCATTATTTACGTTACCCACCGTCTGCATGAAGTTTTCCAGCTCTGCGACCGCTTCACCGTTTTCCAGGACGGCCGTTTCACCGGTACCGGTGCGGTGGCGGAAACCAACGTTGAGCAGCTGATCCGCCTGATGGTCGGGCGCGACGTGGCCTTTAATCGTCGTCCGGCCAGCGAAACGCATCATGAAGACAAACCCGTCCGCCTGGCGGTGAAGGGGCTGAGCCGCGAGAAGCCGCCGCTCGATCCCCACGGCATTGCCCTGCACGACATCAGCTTCCACGTCCACGCCGGGGAAGTGTTAGGGATTGCTGGCCTGGTGGGCGCGGGGCGTACCGAAGTGGCGCGCTGTCTGTTCGGCGCAGATGCCTTTACCTCCGGCAGCTTTGAGCTGGACGGCGTGCCGTACCAGCCGCGCGACCCGCTCTACGCCCTCGATCAGGGCGTGGCGCTGGTACCGGAAGACCGTAAAAAAGAGGGGGCGGTGCTGGGGCTGTCGATTCGCGACAACCTGTCGCTCTCCTGCCTCTCCTCGCTGCTGCAGTGGCGCTGGTTCGTGAATACCCGCAAAGAGGACGATCTGATTGAGTCCTACCGCCAGGCGCTGCAGATCAAAATGGTTAACAGCGCGCAGGAGGTGCGCAAGCTCTCCGGCGGTAACCAGCAAAAGGTGATCCTCGCGCGCTGCATGGCGCTCAATCCTCGCGTGCTGATTGTCGATGAGCCGACGCGCGGTATCGACGTGGGCACCAAATCGGAAGTGCACCAGGTGCTGTTTGAGATGGCGAAAAAGGGCGTGGCGGTGATCGTGATCTCCTCCGATCTGCCTGAAGTGATGGCGGTATCTGACCGGATCATCACCCTCAGTGAAGGGCGGGTGACCGGCGAGATCCACGGTGACGACGCTAACGAAGAACGGCTGATGACGATGATGGCCATCAACCACAACGCCCTGAACGCGGCATAA
- the iolD gene encoding 3D-(3,5/4)-trihydroxycyclohexane-1,2-dione acylhydrolase (decyclizing) — protein MQTERMTMAQALVRFLNQQYVSVDGDEMPFVEGVATIFGHGNVLGIGQALEQDPGHLQVMQGCNEQGIAHMATGFAKQHRRQRIFAVTSSVGPGAANMVTAAATATANRIPLLLLPGDIYASRQPDPVLQQIEQYHDLSISTNDCFRPVSRYWDRINRPEQLMSAMLSAMRTLTDPANTGAVTLCLPQDVQGEAWDYPLSFFARRVHHIERRPPDPQRLAQARALIARKRRPLVVCGGGVRYSGAHEAFREFVETLQLPFAETQAGKGALVSDHPLNLGGVGVTGGLAANQLAPQADLVIGIGTRLTDFTTGSKALFSHPDVEFLLLNVAEFDALKLDATALIADAQTGLQALTQSLGDYRSGWGEAIAQAKSAWRDECRRLWDRQWHPADAPEVAGHLDSQLVEYGETLNTRLTQTRLLGLINQHIEDSAIVVGAAGSLPGDLQRLWQVKTPDSYHLEYGYSCMGYEIAAAIGAKLARPDQPVYAMVGDGSYMMLHSELQTAVQEGIKVTVLLFDNASFGCINNLQMGHGMGSFGTENRHRNPETGRLDGPLVKVDFAQNAESYGCRAWRVNDEQSLLAALEASRAHPGPTLLDIKVLPKTMTHDYASWWRTGDAQVAASSAVREAALQTQAQVKKARQY, from the coding sequence ATGCAAACCGAACGTATGACTATGGCCCAGGCGCTGGTCCGGTTCCTTAATCAACAATACGTCAGCGTGGATGGCGACGAAATGCCCTTCGTGGAGGGCGTGGCGACTATTTTCGGGCACGGTAACGTGCTCGGTATCGGCCAGGCGCTGGAACAAGATCCGGGCCATTTGCAGGTGATGCAGGGCTGCAACGAGCAGGGCATTGCCCATATGGCGACGGGATTCGCCAAACAGCACCGCCGTCAGCGCATTTTCGCCGTCACCTCCTCCGTCGGGCCGGGCGCCGCCAATATGGTGACCGCGGCGGCAACCGCTACGGCGAACCGCATTCCGCTGCTATTACTGCCGGGCGATATCTACGCCAGCCGCCAGCCGGACCCGGTGCTGCAGCAGATCGAGCAGTATCACGATCTCAGCATCAGCACCAACGACTGCTTCCGTCCTGTCTCTCGCTACTGGGACCGTATCAACCGTCCCGAGCAGCTGATGAGCGCCATGCTAAGCGCGATGCGAACGCTTACTGACCCCGCCAATACCGGGGCGGTGACCCTCTGCCTGCCGCAGGACGTGCAGGGGGAAGCCTGGGATTATCCCCTGAGCTTCTTCGCGCGCCGCGTGCACCACATCGAACGTCGTCCGCCTGACCCGCAGCGTCTGGCGCAGGCGCGGGCGCTGATCGCCCGCAAGCGTCGTCCGCTGGTGGTGTGCGGCGGCGGCGTGCGCTATTCCGGCGCGCATGAGGCGTTTCGCGAATTTGTCGAGACGCTGCAGCTGCCGTTTGCCGAAACCCAGGCCGGGAAGGGGGCGCTGGTAAGTGACCACCCACTTAACCTGGGTGGCGTTGGGGTGACGGGGGGACTGGCGGCCAACCAGCTCGCGCCCCAGGCGGATTTAGTGATTGGCATCGGCACGCGTCTTACTGACTTTACCACCGGCTCCAAGGCGCTCTTTTCCCATCCGGACGTCGAATTTCTGCTGCTGAACGTGGCGGAGTTTGACGCCCTGAAGCTGGACGCCACCGCACTGATCGCCGATGCCCAAACCGGGCTTCAGGCCTTAACCCAGTCGCTCGGCGATTATCGCAGCGGCTGGGGAGAGGCGATCGCCCAGGCGAAATCCGCGTGGCGCGACGAGTGCCGTCGCCTGTGGGATCGCCAGTGGCATCCTGCTGATGCGCCCGAAGTGGCAGGGCACCTGGATAGCCAGCTGGTGGAATATGGCGAAACGCTCAACACTCGCCTGACCCAGACGCGGTTGCTGGGGTTGATCAACCAGCATATTGAAGATAGCGCCATCGTGGTGGGGGCGGCCGGATCGCTGCCGGGCGATTTACAGCGGCTCTGGCAGGTGAAAACGCCGGACAGCTATCACCTGGAATACGGATACTCCTGCATGGGCTACGAGATTGCGGCGGCCATCGGTGCGAAGCTCGCCAGACCCGACCAGCCGGTGTACGCCATGGTGGGGGATGGCTCGTACATGATGCTGCACTCCGAGCTGCAAACCGCGGTGCAGGAGGGGATTAAGGTCACCGTTCTGCTGTTTGATAACGCCAGCTTTGGCTGCATTAACAATCTGCAGATGGGGCACGGCATGGGGAGCTTTGGCACCGAAAACCGCCATCGCAACCCGGAAACCGGACGGCTGGACGGGCCGCTGGTGAAGGTCGATTTTGCCCAAAACGCGGAAAGCTACGGCTGCCGCGCGTGGCGGGTGAACGATGAGCAAAGCCTGCTGGCGGCGCTGGAGGCGTCACGCGCGCATCCGGGCCCGACGCTGCTGGACATCAAGGTGCTCCCGAAGACCATGACCCATGACTACGCCTCGTGGTGGCGAACCGGCGACGCGCAGGTGGCGGCGTCTTCTGCCGTACGTGAAGCCGCTCTGCAAACGCAGGCGCAGGTGAAAAAAGCCCGCCAGTATTAA
- the iolG gene encoding inositol 2-dehydrogenase, which yields MFNIALLGAGRIGQVHAANIASHGATTLWSVVDPNQEFATRLATQYQARQQSLDEAMTDPNVHAVLIASATDTHADLIEMAARHGKAIFCEKPVHLDLARVRDCLKVVKEYDVPLFIGFNRRFDPQFRRVKTDAQAGRIGKPESLLIISRDPSPPPAEYVRVSGGMFRDMTIHDFDMARFIMGEEPVSVYAQGSNLVDPAIGEAGDIDTAFIVLKYASGAMATIVNSRRSSYGYDQRLELHGSEGLLCAGNILENQVQHYGKQGCTSALPEHFFLQRYKSAYAAEWEHFVAVLRGEAVPDCSGDDGERALYLADKALESLRSQREIVL from the coding sequence ATGTTTAACATTGCTTTACTGGGCGCTGGCCGAATTGGCCAGGTACATGCAGCTAACATCGCCAGCCACGGCGCGACCACGCTCTGGTCCGTGGTTGACCCGAATCAAGAATTTGCCACCCGTCTCGCCACGCAGTATCAGGCCCGTCAGCAGAGCCTGGATGAAGCGATGACCGACCCTAACGTTCACGCCGTGCTGATTGCCTCCGCGACCGACACCCACGCCGATCTGATTGAAATGGCCGCCCGCCATGGCAAAGCCATCTTTTGCGAAAAGCCGGTACACCTCGACCTTGCCCGCGTGCGCGACTGCCTGAAAGTGGTCAAAGAGTACGATGTGCCGCTGTTTATCGGCTTTAACCGCCGCTTTGACCCGCAGTTCCGCCGGGTGAAAACCGACGCCCAGGCCGGGCGCATCGGCAAGCCGGAATCGCTGCTGATTATCTCCCGCGACCCGTCTCCGCCGCCTGCAGAGTACGTGCGCGTCTCCGGCGGCATGTTCCGCGATATGACCATTCACGACTTTGATATGGCGCGCTTCATCATGGGCGAAGAGCCGGTGTCGGTCTATGCCCAGGGCAGTAACCTGGTCGATCCGGCGATTGGCGAGGCGGGGGATATCGACACCGCATTTATCGTTCTGAAATATGCCTCCGGCGCGATGGCGACCATTGTCAACAGCCGCCGCTCATCTTACGGATACGACCAGCGCCTGGAGCTGCACGGCTCCGAAGGGCTGCTGTGCGCGGGCAATATTCTGGAAAACCAGGTGCAGCACTACGGCAAACAGGGCTGCACCAGCGCGCTGCCGGAACACTTCTTCCTGCAGCGCTACAAATCCGCTTACGCCGCGGAATGGGAACACTTTGTTGCGGTCCTGCGCGGCGAAGCGGTGCCTGACTGCAGCGGTGATGATGGTGAACGTGCGCTGTACCTCGCGGATAAAGCGCTGGAGTCGCTGCGTAGCCAGCGCGAGATCGTCCTCTAA
- a CDS encoding ABC transporter permease — MTQMISKTQAPVKRAGRIDPIAFFERFGVLIFMILLLIFFQSQNSNFFSERNIFNILTEVSIYGIMAVGMTFVILTAGIDLSVGSILAVCAMTAAYVIKGDNFTTVDPNAWGGMSWLIGLGICLAMGTAIGFLHGLGVTRLRLPPFIVTLGGMTIWRGLTLVINDGAPIAGFDPGYRWWGRGELLGISIPIWIFALVALGGYLALHKTRWGRFVYAIGGNPEAARLAGVNVKRVLVSVYVLIGCLAGLAGFILSARLGSAEAVAGISFELRVIASVVIGGTSLMGGYGRIGGTIIGSIIMGILINGLVLMNVSAYYQQIITGLIIVLAVAFDTYAKSRRGAL; from the coding sequence ATGACGCAGATGATTTCTAAAACGCAGGCCCCGGTCAAACGCGCCGGACGCATCGATCCCATCGCCTTCTTCGAGCGATTCGGGGTGCTGATTTTCATGATCCTGCTGCTGATCTTCTTCCAGTCGCAGAACAGCAACTTTTTCTCTGAACGCAATATTTTCAACATTTTAACCGAAGTCTCCATCTACGGGATCATGGCCGTGGGGATGACTTTCGTCATCCTGACCGCCGGGATCGACCTCTCCGTCGGCTCCATTCTGGCGGTGTGCGCCATGACTGCGGCGTACGTGATCAAGGGCGACAACTTCACCACCGTCGACCCGAACGCCTGGGGTGGCATGAGCTGGCTGATTGGGCTGGGGATTTGTCTGGCGATGGGCACGGCAATTGGCTTCCTGCATGGTCTGGGCGTCACGCGCCTGCGCCTGCCGCCGTTTATTGTCACCCTCGGCGGGATGACCATCTGGCGTGGCCTGACGCTGGTGATTAACGACGGCGCGCCGATTGCCGGTTTCGACCCGGGTTACCGCTGGTGGGGGCGCGGGGAGTTGCTCGGCATCTCCATTCCTATCTGGATATTCGCCCTCGTCGCCCTGGGGGGGTATCTGGCGCTGCATAAAACCCGCTGGGGCCGTTTCGTCTACGCCATTGGCGGAAACCCTGAGGCGGCACGCCTGGCGGGGGTGAACGTCAAGCGCGTGCTGGTCAGCGTCTACGTGCTGATTGGCTGTCTGGCGGGGCTGGCGGGCTTCATTCTGAGCGCGCGTCTGGGAAGCGCCGAGGCGGTAGCCGGTATCTCCTTTGAGCTGCGCGTCATCGCCTCGGTGGTGATCGGCGGTACCTCGCTGATGGGCGGTTACGGGCGTATTGGCGGCACCATTATCGGCTCCATCATCATGGGCATTCTGATTAACGGCCTGGTGCTGATGAACGTCTCAGCCTACTACCAGCAAATTATCACCGGATTAATTATCGTTCTGGCGGTGGCGTTTGACACCTACGCCAAGAGCCGTCGCGGCGCACTGTGA
- a CDS encoding CoA-acylating methylmalonate-semialdehyde dehydrogenase: METVANFIHGECVTGSGQRVQAIFNPATGKQIRQVVMSTAQETEQAIAAAQQAFPAWARHAPLKRARVMFRFKALLEENMDRLARLISEEHGKVFSDAVGELTRGLEVVEFACGIPHLQKGEHSANVGTGVDSHSLMQPLGVCVGITPFNFPAMVPMWMFPIALATGNTFVLKPSEKDPSLALALAQLLKEAGLPDGVFNVVQGDKESVDVLLTDPRVQAVSFVGSTPIAEYIYQTASAHGKRCQALGGAKNHCILMPDADMEMAANAIMGAGFGAAGERCMALSVVLAVGDKTADDLCARLEKQIAALRVGPGLDQTPENEMGPLISSAHRSKVLGYIDSGEAQGATLRVDGRSFSVQGHEQGYFVGPTLFDNVTPEMTIYKEEIFGPVLSVVRVADYASAVDLINRHEYGNGSAIFTRDGGCARRFCEEVQAGMVGVNVPIPVPMAFHSFGGWKRSIFGALNVHGNDGVRFYTRMKTITARWPEMQQETGAAFSMPTLG, from the coding sequence ATGGAGACGGTAGCGAATTTTATTCACGGCGAATGTGTCACCGGTTCAGGCCAGCGCGTTCAGGCGATCTTCAACCCGGCCACCGGCAAGCAGATCCGCCAGGTGGTGATGAGTACGGCACAGGAAACGGAGCAGGCAATTGCCGCCGCGCAGCAGGCGTTTCCTGCGTGGGCGCGTCATGCTCCACTTAAGCGCGCGCGCGTGATGTTCCGCTTCAAGGCGCTGCTGGAAGAGAACATGGATCGCCTGGCCCGTCTCATCAGCGAAGAGCACGGCAAGGTCTTCTCCGACGCGGTGGGCGAACTCACCCGTGGTCTGGAAGTGGTGGAATTTGCCTGCGGTATCCCGCATCTGCAAAAAGGTGAGCACTCAGCCAACGTCGGCACCGGCGTTGACAGCCACTCGCTGATGCAGCCGCTCGGGGTCTGCGTTGGGATCACGCCGTTTAACTTCCCGGCGATGGTGCCGATGTGGATGTTCCCGATTGCGCTGGCGACCGGAAACACCTTCGTGCTGAAACCGTCAGAAAAAGATCCCTCCCTGGCGCTCGCGCTGGCGCAGCTGCTGAAAGAGGCTGGCCTGCCGGACGGCGTGTTCAACGTGGTGCAGGGTGACAAAGAGTCCGTTGACGTGCTCCTGACCGACCCGCGCGTGCAGGCGGTGAGCTTTGTCGGCTCGACGCCGATTGCCGAATACATTTACCAGACCGCGTCCGCCCACGGAAAGCGCTGTCAGGCACTGGGTGGCGCGAAAAACCACTGTATTCTCATGCCGGATGCCGACATGGAAATGGCCGCCAACGCCATTATGGGCGCAGGCTTCGGTGCGGCGGGGGAGCGCTGTATGGCGCTCTCGGTGGTGCTGGCGGTGGGGGATAAAACCGCCGATGACCTCTGCGCCCGGCTGGAAAAACAGATTGCCGCCCTGCGCGTCGGGCCGGGTCTGGACCAGACGCCGGAAAACGAAATGGGGCCGCTCATCTCCTCGGCGCACCGCAGCAAGGTGCTGGGCTATATCGACAGCGGGGAAGCGCAGGGCGCGACACTTCGCGTGGACGGTCGCAGCTTCAGCGTGCAGGGGCACGAGCAGGGCTATTTCGTCGGGCCGACGCTGTTTGATAACGTCACCCCGGAGATGACCATCTATAAAGAAGAGATTTTCGGCCCGGTGCTTTCTGTGGTGCGCGTAGCAGATTACGCCAGCGCGGTGGACCTTATTAACCGCCATGAATATGGTAATGGTTCGGCAATTTTCACCCGTGACGGCGGCTGCGCGCGTCGCTTCTGCGAAGAGGTGCAGGCGGGCATGGTCGGGGTCAATGTGCCGATCCCAGTGCCGATGGCATTCCACAGTTTCGGTGGCTGGAAGCGCTCTATCTTTGGTGCGCTCAACGTCCACGGCAACGACGGCGTGCGTTTCTACACCCGAATGAAAACCATCACCGCACGCTGGCCGGAAATGCAGCAGGAGACAGGCGCTGCGTTCTCCATGCCAACGCTGGGCTGA
- a CDS encoding sugar ABC transporter substrate-binding protein, which yields MKKLIVAALIAMTSGAALAENEQIVFSTPNLAMPFEVHMQRTAVKAAKEMGVKLQVLDGQGSSPKQVADLENAITRGAQGFIVSPNDVNAVSSAVDEIQDAKLPVVTLDRSVDSQKKVPHFGANNYKGGQAIGDFVKTKFPDGAEIILLTGQPGSSSNIERTKGIRDSLKAGGDKYKIVADQTGNWMRSEGMRIVESVLPSLPKRPQVILSANDDMALGAIEALQSQGVKPGEILVTGFDAVPEALARVRDGWLAVTADQRPGFAVQTAMSQLVANVREKKAITGADYPPTLITKENLQQAERIGEAGN from the coding sequence ATGAAAAAACTGATCGTAGCCGCCCTCATCGCCATGACGTCCGGGGCTGCCCTCGCCGAAAACGAGCAAATTGTTTTCAGTACGCCAAACCTGGCCATGCCGTTTGAAGTACACATGCAGCGCACGGCGGTGAAAGCCGCAAAAGAGATGGGCGTGAAGCTTCAGGTGCTGGACGGGCAGGGCAGTTCACCGAAACAGGTGGCTGACCTGGAAAATGCCATCACCCGTGGGGCGCAGGGCTTTATCGTCTCCCCGAATGACGTAAACGCTGTCTCCAGCGCGGTAGATGAAATTCAGGATGCGAAGCTGCCGGTGGTGACCCTTGACCGCTCCGTCGACAGCCAGAAAAAAGTGCCGCACTTCGGGGCTAACAACTACAAAGGCGGCCAGGCGATTGGCGACTTCGTGAAAACCAAATTCCCCGACGGGGCGGAGATTATTCTGCTGACCGGTCAGCCGGGCTCCTCCTCCAATATTGAACGCACCAAAGGGATCCGCGACAGCCTGAAGGCGGGTGGGGATAAGTATAAGATCGTCGCCGATCAGACCGGAAACTGGATGCGTTCGGAAGGGATGCGCATCGTGGAAAGCGTTCTGCCTTCTCTGCCGAAGCGCCCGCAGGTGATCCTCTCCGCTAACGACGATATGGCGCTGGGCGCGATTGAAGCGCTGCAGAGCCAGGGCGTGAAGCCGGGCGAAATTCTGGTCACCGGTTTTGATGCGGTACCGGAAGCGCTGGCCCGCGTGCGCGACGGCTGGCTGGCGGTAACGGCGGATCAGCGTCCGGGCTTTGCGGTGCAGACGGCGATGAGCCAGTTGGTGGCCAACGTGCGCGAGAAGAAAGCCATCACCGGGGCCGACTACCCGCCGACGCTGATCACCAAAGAGAATCTGCAGCAGGCTGAACGTATCGGTGAGGCCGGTAACTGA
- a CDS encoding IS5-like element ISKpn26 family transposase: protein MSHQLTFADSEFSTKRRQTRKEIFLSRMEQILPWQNMTAVIEPFYPKAGNGRRPYPLETMLRIHCMQHWYNLSDGAMEDALYEIASMRLFARLSLDSALPDRTTIMNFRHLLEQHQLARQLFKTINRWLAEAGVMMTQGTLVDATIIEAPSSTKNKEQQRDPEMHQTKKGNQWHFGMKAHIGVDAKSGLTHSLVTTAANEHDLNQLGNLLHGEEQFVSADAGYQGAPQREELAEVDVDWLIAERPGKVKTLKQHPRKNKTAINIEYMKASIRARVEHPFRIIKRQFGFVKARYKGLLKNDNQLAMLFTLANLFRVDQMIRQWERSQ, encoded by the coding sequence ATGAGCCATCAACTCACCTTCGCCGATAGTGAATTCAGCACTAAGCGCCGTCAGACCCGAAAAGAGATTTTCCTCTCCCGCATGGAGCAGATTCTGCCATGGCAGAATATGACCGCTGTCATCGAGCCGTTTTATCCCAAGGCGGGCAATGGCCGACGGCCCTATCCGCTGGAGACCATGCTGCGTATTCACTGCATGCAGCATTGGTACAACCTGAGCGACGGTGCCATGGAAGATGCCCTGTACGAAATCGCCTCCATGCGCCTGTTTGCCCGATTATCCCTGGATAGCGCCCTGCCGGATCGCACCACCATCATGAATTTCCGCCACCTGCTCGAGCAGCATCAACTGGCCCGTCAATTGTTCAAGACCATCAATCGCTGGCTGGCCGAAGCAGGCGTCATGATGACCCAAGGCACTTTGGTGGATGCCACCATCATTGAGGCACCCAGCTCTACCAAGAACAAAGAGCAGCAACGCGATCCGGAGATGCATCAGACCAAGAAAGGCAATCAGTGGCACTTTGGCATGAAGGCCCACATTGGTGTCGATGCCAAGAGTGGCCTGACCCACAGCCTGGTCACCACCGCGGCCAACGAGCATGACCTCAATCAGCTGGGTAATCTGCTTCATGGAGAGGAGCAATTTGTCTCAGCCGATGCCGGCTACCAAGGAGCGCCACAGCGCGAGGAGCTGGCCGAGGTGGATGTGGACTGGCTGATCGCCGAGCGTCCCGGCAAGGTAAAAACCTTGAAGCAGCATCCGCGCAAGAACAAAACGGCCATCAACATCGAATACATGAAAGCCAGCATCCGTGCCAGGGTGGAGCACCCGTTTCGCATCATCAAGCGGCAGTTCGGCTTCGTGAAAGCCAGATACAAAGGGCTGCTGAAAAACGATAACCAACTGGCGATGTTATTCACCCTGGCCAACCTGTTTCGGGTGGACCAAATGATACGTCAGTGGGAGAGATCTCAGTAA
- a CDS encoding MurR/RpiR family transcriptional regulator: MTTATSLNELQQQIRDRYDSLSKRLQQVSRYVLDNTNSVAFDTVAVIAERADVPPSTLIRFANAFDFTGFNEMKQLFRMNLVEETASYSDRARLFREMESEAVPETPLDILQEFARSNAQALQQLAARAEPEMLERAVQLLADADTIYIAGLRRSFSVAAYLTYALSHLECRPILLDGMGGMLREQISRIKARDIVVSISFSPYAEETVMVSETAASVGARQIVITDSQISPLATFSDLCFVVKEAQVDAFRSQSATLCLVQSLVVALAYRRDNSGK; this comes from the coding sequence ATGACGACAGCAACCAGCCTGAACGAACTGCAGCAGCAAATCCGCGATCGCTACGATAGCCTGAGCAAGAGGCTGCAGCAGGTCTCCCGCTATGTGCTGGATAATACGAACAGCGTGGCCTTTGATACGGTTGCCGTGATTGCCGAGCGCGCCGACGTGCCGCCCTCGACGCTGATCCGCTTCGCCAACGCCTTTGACTTCACCGGCTTCAACGAAATGAAACAGCTGTTTCGCATGAACCTGGTGGAGGAGACCGCCAGCTACAGCGACCGTGCCCGGCTGTTCCGTGAAATGGAGAGCGAGGCCGTGCCCGAAACCCCGCTCGACATCCTGCAGGAGTTCGCCCGTTCAAACGCCCAGGCGCTACAGCAGCTGGCCGCCCGCGCCGAACCGGAAATGCTGGAGCGCGCGGTACAGCTGCTGGCCGACGCCGACACCATCTACATCGCCGGTCTGCGCCGCTCCTTTAGCGTCGCGGCCTACCTAACCTATGCCCTGAGCCACCTGGAGTGTCGCCCTATTCTGCTCGACGGTATGGGTGGGATGCTGCGCGAGCAGATCAGCCGCATTAAGGCGCGCGACATTGTGGTGTCGATCAGCTTCTCGCCGTACGCGGAAGAGACGGTGATGGTCAGCGAAACCGCCGCCAGCGTCGGCGCGCGGCAGATTGTGATTACGGACAGCCAGATCAGCCCCCTGGCGACGTTCAGCGATCTTTGCTTTGTAGTGAAAGAGGCGCAGGTGGACGCGTTTCGGTCCCAGTCGGCGACGCTGTGCCTGGTGCAGTCGCTGGTGGTGGCGCTGGCGTATCGCCGGGATAACAGCGGAAAATAG